From Syngnathus typhle isolate RoL2023-S1 ecotype Sweden linkage group LG13, RoL_Styp_1.0, whole genome shotgun sequence, a single genomic window includes:
- the LOC133165406 gene encoding insulin-like growth factor-binding protein 3 isoform X1 codes for MDSCLRALCATFVMLSFGRGSGALGPVIRCEPCDDGARLSCKPLPKGCAERVREPGCGCCLTCALSSGQPCGVYTGRCGAGLSCQHQPGETRPLQALLEGRGLCANATSARRLAESPTPPVNELPETIETRDEEHNSTGGVLHKTQQGARGRTTGAARPPLNAFLPSTKAEILRREQQKRIKSFKMEEVPGPLLTDQQNFSLEIKTEPEYGPCRREIESILSSLKITDILNPRGFRIPNCDKKGFYKKKQLHLVPPLHSQCRPSKGRKRGFCWCVDKYGQPLPGLDGKERGVARHLSSQSQ; via the exons ATGGATTCGTGCTTGCGCGCACTTTGCGCGACTTTCGTCATGTTGTCTTTTGGCCGCGGGTCAGGTGCGCTGGGCCCGGTGATCAGGTGCGAGCCGTGCGACGACGGCGCGCGCCTCTCCTGCAAGCCTCTACCCAAGGGCTGCGCCGAGAGGGTCCGAGAGCCGGGCTGCGGCTGCTGCCTGACGTGCGCGCTCAGCTCCGGCCAGCCGTGCGGTGTGTACACGGGCAGATGCGGCGCCGGGCTCTCCTGTCAGCACCAGCCCGGCGAGACCAGACCTCTGCAAGCGCTTCTGGAGGGACGCGGGCTGTGCGCCAACGCCACCAGCGCTCGACGGCTCGCGGAGAGCCCGACGCCTCCCGTCAATGAACTGCCAG AGACCATCGAGACTCGAGACGAGGAGCACAACTCGACCGGAGGCGTCCTACATAAGACGCAGCAGGGCGCACGCGGCAGAACCACGGGAGCCGCGAGACCGCCGCTGAACGCCTTTCTGCCGTCTACCAAGGCTGAAATCTTACGACGGGAGCAGCAGAAGAGaattaaaagttttaaaatggaggaAGTGCCCGGGCCACTCCTGACAGACCAACAGAACTTCTCCCTGGAGATCAAAACAGAGCCCGAGTAT GGTCCCTGCCGGCGAGAGATCGAGAGCatcctcagcagcctgaagattACAGACATCCTCAACCCCCGAGGTTTCCGCATCCCCAACTGCGACAAGAAGggcttttataaaaaaaaacag CTTCACCTTGTCCCTCCTCTTCACTCGCAGTGCCGTCCATCCAAGGGTAGAAAGCGAGGCTTCTGTTGGTGTGTGGACAAATACGGGCAACCCTTGCCAGGTTTGGATGGGAAGGAGAGAGGAGTCGCCCGGCACTTGAGCTCGCAGAGCCAGTAG
- the LOC133165406 gene encoding insulin-like growth factor-binding protein 3 isoform X2, translating into MDSCLRALCATFVMLSFGRGSGALGPVIRCEPCDDGARLSCKPLPKGCAERVREPGCGCCLTCALSSGQPCGVYTGRCGAGLSCQHQPGETRPLQALLEGRGLCANATSARRLAESPTPPVNELPETIETRDEEHNSTGGVLHKTQQGARGRTTGAARPPLNAFLPSTKAEILRREQQKRIKSFKMEEVPGPLLTDQQNFSLEIKTEPEYGPCRREIESILSSLKITDILNPRGFRIPNCDKKGFYKKKQCRPSKGRKRGFCWCVDKYGQPLPGLDGKERGVARHLSSQSQ; encoded by the exons ATGGATTCGTGCTTGCGCGCACTTTGCGCGACTTTCGTCATGTTGTCTTTTGGCCGCGGGTCAGGTGCGCTGGGCCCGGTGATCAGGTGCGAGCCGTGCGACGACGGCGCGCGCCTCTCCTGCAAGCCTCTACCCAAGGGCTGCGCCGAGAGGGTCCGAGAGCCGGGCTGCGGCTGCTGCCTGACGTGCGCGCTCAGCTCCGGCCAGCCGTGCGGTGTGTACACGGGCAGATGCGGCGCCGGGCTCTCCTGTCAGCACCAGCCCGGCGAGACCAGACCTCTGCAAGCGCTTCTGGAGGGACGCGGGCTGTGCGCCAACGCCACCAGCGCTCGACGGCTCGCGGAGAGCCCGACGCCTCCCGTCAATGAACTGCCAG AGACCATCGAGACTCGAGACGAGGAGCACAACTCGACCGGAGGCGTCCTACATAAGACGCAGCAGGGCGCACGCGGCAGAACCACGGGAGCCGCGAGACCGCCGCTGAACGCCTTTCTGCCGTCTACCAAGGCTGAAATCTTACGACGGGAGCAGCAGAAGAGaattaaaagttttaaaatggaggaAGTGCCCGGGCCACTCCTGACAGACCAACAGAACTTCTCCCTGGAGATCAAAACAGAGCCCGAGTAT GGTCCCTGCCGGCGAGAGATCGAGAGCatcctcagcagcctgaagattACAGACATCCTCAACCCCCGAGGTTTCCGCATCCCCAACTGCGACAAGAAGggcttttataaaaaaaaacag TGCCGTCCATCCAAGGGTAGAAAGCGAGGCTTCTGTTGGTGTGTGGACAAATACGGGCAACCCTTGCCAGGTTTGGATGGGAAGGAGAGAGGAGTCGCCCGGCACTTGAGCTCGCAGAGCCAGTAG
- the LOC133165411 gene encoding insulin-like growth factor-binding protein 1, whose amino-acid sequence MCGLHAKKMLVTAVVLAAAVAAVGSSPVVGPEPIRCAPCTEEKLSECPAVPSGCGQVLREPGCGCCMACALERGNPCGVHTAHCASGLRCMPRPGDARPLHALTRGQGLCTEDQEEAEEEADRSSLQDMLGLPNQEAADTQESIKAKVNAIRNKLLQQGPCHIELGAALDAIASSQQNLGEKFTTFYLPNCDKHGFYKAKQCESSLAGPPARCWCVSAWNGKILLGTGHITGDAECHQEVTH is encoded by the exons ATGTGTGGATTACACGCCAAGAAGATGCTGGTGACGGCCGTGGTTTTggcagcggcggtggcggcggtcgGGTCATCCCCCGTGGTGGGCCCCGAGCCAATTCGCTGCGCCCCCTGCACGGAAGAGAAGCTGAGCGAGTGTCCGGCCGTGCCGAGCGGCTGCGGGCAGGTGCTCAGGGAGCCGGGCTGCGGCTGCTGCATGGCCTGCGCCCTAGAAAGGGGGAACCCCTGCGGGGTCCACACGGCCCACTGCGCCAGCGGACTGCGCTGCATGCCCAGGCCCGGCGACGCCCGGCCTCTCCACGCCCTCACCCGGGGCCAGGGGCTCTGCACCGAAGACCAAG AGGAAGCTGAAGAGGAAGCAGACCGCAGCTCCCTGCAGGACATGCTGGGCTTGCCCAACCAAGAAGCCGCCGACACCCAGGAGAGCATCAAGGCCAAAGTGAACGCCATCAGGAACAAACTGCTGCAGCAG GGGCCTTGTCACATCGAGCTGGGCGCCGCCTTGGACGCCATCGCCAGCTCACAGCAGAACCTTGGTGAGAAGTTCACCACCTTCTACCTCCCCAATTGCGACAAGCACGGCTTCTACAAAGCCAAGCAG TGTGAGTCATCTCTGGCGGGACCACCCGCTCGCTGCTGGTGCGTGTCGGCTTGGAACGGCAAGATCCTCCTCGGGACCGGCCACATCACCGGCGACGCCGAGTGCCACCAGGAAGTCACTCACTGA